In Chitinophagaceae bacterium, the DNA window ATTCATTATACGGATACCACTTTCCGGGATGCACACCAGTCATTACTTGCTACACGCGTTCGTACGCGCGACATGATGGCTGTGGCGGAAAGTTTTGCCCATCATCATCCTGAAATTTTTTCTATGGAAATTTGGGGCGGCGCTACGTTTGATGTTGCATTGCGCTTCCTGCATGAAAATCCATGGGAACGGTTGCAGTTGCTGCGCGAAGCCATTCCGAATATTTTATTTCAAATGTTGATTCGCGGTAACAATGCCATCGGCTATTCAGCGTATCCTGATAACCTGGTGGAAAAATTTATTGAGGAGTCATGGAAAAGTGGAGTCGACATTTTCAGAATTTTCGATTCGCTCAACTGGACGAAGAGCATGAAGATAAGCATCAACGCCGTGCGCGAGAGAACCGGTGGATTGGCCGAAGCATGTATTTGTTACACGGGAGACATCGCAGACCCAAACCGTAAAAAGTATTCACTGCAATATTATCTTGATCTCGCACGTGAACTCGAAGACATGGGCGCCCACATTCTTGGCATCAAAGACATGACGGGATTATTAAAACCTTATTCGGCAACACAGTTGATTACTGAATTGAAAAAGGTGGTGAACATTCCCATTCACCTGCATACTCATGATACTTCAGGAATTCAATCTGCAACGTATCTGAAAGCGATTGAAGCTGGAGTGGATGTAATTGATGTTGCGTTGAGTTCCTTATCAGGACTGACTTCTCAGCCTAACTTTAATTCCATTGCAGAAATGATGCGCGGACAGGAGCGTGAATTGAAAATGGACATTGATTCACTCAACCGTTTTTCCAATTACTGGGAAAATGTACGTGATTATTATTATCCTTTTGAAAGCGGACTGATGGCGGGAACGGCAGAAGTGTATCACCATGAAATTCCGGGCGGACAATATTCGAATCTCAAACCGCAGGCCATCGGCCTGGGATTGGCCGACAGGATGGACGACATCAAGAAAGCATATGAAGATGTAAATGAATTGTTTGGTGACATTGTAAAAGTTACGCCTTCATCAAAAGTGGTGGGCGACATGGCGATGTTCATGATCTCCAATAAACTTACAAAGGAGGAGGTGATGGTGAAAGGCGCAACTCTTTCTTTTCCTGAATCAGTGAAAGGATTTTTTAAGGGTGAGATCGGGCAACCGTATGGTGGATTTCCAAAAGAGTTGCAACGGATTATTCTGAAAGATGAGGCTCCGTTTACTGATCTGCCGAACGCGCATTTGAAACCCATTGATTTTGAAAGAGAATTCAGACAATTTCAGGAGCAGTTTGACACTTCGCAAACCATGCTTGATTTTCTTTCCTATAAATTCTATCCGAAAGTATTTGAAGACTATTACAAACATGTGCGTCAGTTTGGCGATGTAAGTACCATTCCTACACCTGCATTTTTTTATGGTTTGAAAAGCAATGAAGAAATATTAGTGGAAATCGGTCGCGGAAAAACACTGATGATCCGTTTGTTGTATGTAGGTGAGGCAGATGAAAGCGGTTACCGCACTGTTTATTTCCGGTTGAACGGACAAACGCGTACGGTGGAAATGCTGGACAAAAAGTCGCTGGTCAAAAAGCAAACGCATCAAAAGGCATCCGGTGAAAACCAGATCGGAGCTCCATTGCAAGGCATGTTGTCAAAACTATTTGTGAAAGAGGGAGAGAAGGTAAAAAAGAATCAACCTTTGTTTGTGATTGAAGCGATGAAGATGGAAACTTCTGTTACTGCAACCAAAAACGTTGTGATAAAAAAAATTGTGCTGAATGAAAAGACGCTGGTGGAGGCTGACGACTTGGTGATGGAGGTGAGTTGAGAATTAGGAATTAGGAATTAATTTGGAATGTACAAGATAGGATTTTGCAATAAGACTAAAGACTACTAACGACTAACGACTAAGGACTAAGGACTTACAACTTACAACGGGAAATTGCTCAACAACCTGAACAATATAAACCCAAAACATTTCAAACCCTCAAACAATATAAACCCTGAAAACCCTTCATACTTTCCCTATCACTTTCAAATACATCTCCACATACTCCTCCACTTTTTTTCTCCGGTATTGCATAATGAATCTGGGATGCTCCAGTGAAATGATCTTTTCGAAATAGGGAAAATCAGCATTCAGTGTTTCAAGCATTTTCATATTCTTGCCGGAACCGATACAGATGGCCCTATTATTTTTTGCTCCAAGAGCAGTCTGTTGCTTCCATGTTTTGCGGATGAAAGGAGTAGCAGCTTCCTGCAGCTTTTTATCGTCATAATAATTATAGTTTTTGGTTCCTTTCATAAAGCCCAACGGACAAGTGGCAGTAAGAAAAAATTGCCGGTAGAATTTATCAGTGCCACCAAATGCATCAATCACTTTGTAAATAAATTCGCTCGACAGTTCACGCTTGTTTCCAAGGTTGTTTTCAATTCCACAAAAATCCCTCAATGCAACAGGATCGGTAAATGAAATACCCGTAGCGCCGCTTCCAAACCTTCCGGGATTAATGCCGAAGATGAAAGTGCGTTTTTGATGGTCGTTGCAATACTTCCCGAAAAACTGTTGCACATAGTCCATTACTTTTTCTTCCCGGTAGGGATTTAAAACGATAGTTTGCAATGCAGAAGGAAGACTAAGTTGAAGTGAACTATAAAATGAAATCACTTTTTCTGCGAAAGTGGAAACTGAGACATCCTGCATGTATCTTTTAATTTGAACTTGTATGATACACAAAAAAAAGCAGCGGACTGATAGGTCCGCTGCCTGAATAAAGTCAGAAGTTTCTGAATTAATTAATTTGCTCCATCTGCCTTTGCAGCATCCACCGCATAATCTCCAATCGCAATGCCGGTTGTTAATCCCACTTCACAATCGAAGCGATAATGAATACGCGCATAGATGCGTGACTCTGTTGCATCTTTTGCCCATTCCTGAAATTGGGAAGAACCGTCCGGGAAGAAATACGAAAGGACACTACAGCCTGCGCCGGAGAAAGTAGCATGGCCGGAAGTGTAGGACGGAAAACTTGGAATACCAATAATTGTTGTTATTGATTCATCTGCTCCGGAAGGTCTCGGATAATGATAGTAATATTTTGAATCAAAGCAACTGATACCGGCATCTTCCATTGCCATGTTCAGATAAGCATATACACGTGCTGTTCGCAACGGGTTGAGCTGATCCTGCACGATGTATTCTTTTGCGAAACGGTTCCAGTGTCCCGGTGGCGTATACGTGCCGGGACCATCAGCCCAGAAGTATGCAATATCAGCTTCTTCTTTCGTAAGATTTTTCATATAGCCTTTCAGTTCATCTGTTGCTGTTAAAAATGCTGCAGAGCCGGGAGCTGGCGGAGCAGGAGGTCGAACTGCTTCCACACCTGGAATGAACCACGGTTTTACTTTGCTGAATAGTGGAGTCAACCCAACCGGGCGTTCCGGTGTTTCAAGATTTTTCCACGACCATCCAAAGTTTACAATCGCTGCATTTTTAATGGAATCGGAAATAGGTTTTGGCGTTTGCGCATTCTTCATTCCATCTGTCTTGGCGCGATCAATAAATTTCGCAGCAACAGCACGACCCAGAGAATCGCCGGCTGCTATATCGCTTGATACATTCATGCCTGCCCACATGCGGGCATTCTTCAACTCGAGTGATTTCGAGATGATGTAATCTTTTTCAAGAGGAAACATCGCAGAGAGGATCACTTCAGAAACGGCTGCTATTGCTGCATCTTCCGAAGGATAACCCGGCAAATCATTTTCAGGAAGAAGTGTCTGAATAGCAGCATCAGCTTTGTAAGGAGCAACACGGTTGTAGGTATATTTCTCATGCCATACCGAAATCAACGCATCAAACTGTGCACCGCTCCAATATGCATACATCCGGGAAGTATATTGCGGATGCGCAAATGGGAAGTAAGGATAATTTCCCGGATTGGCTGCATCCGGCGCTGGGTAAGTGCCATCGGGATTAGGAGTAGGAGGCATGTTATACTTTGCTGCCAGTTCGCTTGCAATCTCATTCCAGCGAATGAGTGAATTGCTTCCCCAATATTCAACCGCTGTTTTCTGATCATCAGTTAGATTACTGATCGTAGCTTTCAGATCTGATAACTCTGACTGATAAGCTGCCGATGAAACCTCAGCGGGAGCAGACACTCCTACCTCACTTCCATCAGTAAGTAATACAGGTTTCCAGGTGCCTCCATTTTCATCAAGTGATTTAAAGGTGTAAGGTTGTATGCTCATCCCGGTAGGAATATCTTTGTTGCACGATTGCAAAAATGTTGCAACAGTGATAATAAGTATGATAACCGGCAGAAAATTCTTTCTCATATTGTTTGAGTTATTTGTATCAGTTAAAATTATTTGATTGAATTAATTTTTGTCTTTGTTCCACAGCGCAAAGAAATAGCTCACGCCGCCGCCAAGGGTTGTTGATTGTCCCACGTTTCTTCCGGTAAGTACATAACTTCCTGAAACATGCACACCCAATCCTTTAACAAAGTTTGGATAGTATTGAACAGCGGCACCAATGTTAGTGTAGTCCATTTCATTGGAAGGAAATCCCATGTCCTGCACACGAATGTCGAAGCCGCCCAGGGTATTAAATCCGCCGTAAAAAATTTCCGCTTTAAATGCTTTATCAGTTGTCTGGTAACCGAGCGTTGCTGAATAATCTATTGCATCCGGCATCTCGACTTCGTTGCTGAAATAAGCCTGTGTGGTGTAATAGTAATCGCGTGGTAATATGCAGTTACCACGAAGATTATAGGCGCCCTGCAACCGCGCATACAATCCATTGTTCAATGTGTATTGAATAATGGGTCGCAAGGAAACTTCCGTACAACCTAAACCAATGCTGTAAGCGTAATCAGGTACGTAGTTGCTCAGTGGAGTCATGAATCCAACTGTTACGAGCGCATTAAACTTTCCGGGACCTAATTCGGTTTCAAATGCATTTACTTTTACTTCAAGGTTCAGGTTTTGAAATCCTTCGGTGCCTTCAATCTGTCCCGCACTCGGGCGTGTGAGTACATAAGCAAAACCTCCCATCACATTGATCCTGTCCGTGATTCCCAGATCAAACATTGGCATTATGGTAT includes these proteins:
- a CDS encoding transporter; translated protein: MLKNILKMTQHNTRAFIYRFILLSIFMACCRFGNGQTPSDAVMMDKGQICFDLSYNHDSWHEYWEGTKKRENGNIGTLTRHTIMPMFDLGITDRINVMGGFAYVLTRPSAGQIEGTEGFQNLNLEVKVNAFETELGPGKFNALVTVGFMTPLSNYVPDYAYSIGLGCTEVSLRPIIQYTLNNGLYARLQGAYNLRGNCILPRDYYYTTQAYFSNEVEMPDAIDYSATLGYQTTDKAFKAEIFYGGFNTLGGFDIRVQDMGFPSNEMDYTNIGAAVQYYPNFVKGLGVHVSGSYVLTGRNVGQSTTLGGGVSYFFALWNKDKN
- a CDS encoding phosphatase PAP2 family protein, whose protein sequence is MRKNFLPVIILIITVATFLQSCNKDIPTGMSIQPYTFKSLDENGGTWKPVLLTDGSEVGVSAPAEVSSAAYQSELSDLKATISNLTDDQKTAVEYWGSNSLIRWNEIASELAAKYNMPPTPNPDGTYPAPDAANPGNYPYFPFAHPQYTSRMYAYWSGAQFDALISVWHEKYTYNRVAPYKADAAIQTLLPENDLPGYPSEDAAIAAVSEVILSAMFPLEKDYIISKSLELKNARMWAGMNVSSDIAAGDSLGRAVAAKFIDRAKTDGMKNAQTPKPISDSIKNAAIVNFGWSWKNLETPERPVGLTPLFSKVKPWFIPGVEAVRPPAPPAPGSAAFLTATDELKGYMKNLTKEEADIAYFWADGPGTYTPPGHWNRFAKEYIVQDQLNPLRTARVYAYLNMAMEDAGISCFDSKYYYHYPRPSGADESITTIIGIPSFPSYTSGHATFSGAGCSVLSYFFPDGSSQFQEWAKDATESRIYARIHYRFDCEVGLTTGIAIGDYAVDAAKADGAN
- a CDS encoding pyruvate carboxylase, with the protein product MQKIKKLLVANRGEISIRALRAASELGIRTVAVYTYEDRYSLHRYKADEAYQIGADDEPLKPYLDIEEIIRIAKMNQVDAIHPGYGFLSENVRFARRCGEAGIIFIGPRPEVMEQLGDKVASKNVARSCGVPVIEDNKKPLTDAGIALKEAKRIGFPVILKASAGGGGRGMRVLYKEEDLEKAFGEARREAGNAFGDDTIFIEKFVEDPKHIEVQLLGDEYGNIVHLFERDCSVQRRFQKVVEVAPSTSLQQSTREKLFAYALQLARKVNYNNAGTAEFLVDKEENVFFIEVNPRIQVEHTVTEEVTGIDIVRSQILIADGKALDSKEIDIPSQEVIHCYGFAIQCRITTEDPANNFKPDYGTIIAYRNAGGHGIRIDEGSSYQGVKVSPFFDSMLAKITAHGRTLSAAAARMHRTLTEYRIRGVKTNIPFLEKVITHPVFIEGKATVKFIELYPDLVRVTQKQDRGTKVLRYLADVVVNGNPDVQKVDQSKIFQKPKAPDFNHFETIRPGSKQLLTDLGPEKFAAWLKAEKQIHYTDTTFRDAHQSLLATRVRTRDMMAVAESFAHHHPEIFSMEIWGGATFDVALRFLHENPWERLQLLREAIPNILFQMLIRGNNAIGYSAYPDNLVEKFIEESWKSGVDIFRIFDSLNWTKSMKISINAVRERTGGLAEACICYTGDIADPNRKKYSLQYYLDLARELEDMGAHILGIKDMTGLLKPYSATQLITELKKVVNIPIHLHTHDTSGIQSATYLKAIEAGVDVIDVALSSLSGLTSQPNFNSIAEMMRGQERELKMDIDSLNRFSNYWENVRDYYYPFESGLMAGTAEVYHHEIPGGQYSNLKPQAIGLGLADRMDDIKKAYEDVNELFGDIVKVTPSSKVVGDMAMFMISNKLTKEEVMVKGATLSFPESVKGFFKGEIGQPYGGFPKELQRIILKDEAPFTDLPNAHLKPIDFEREFRQFQEQFDTSQTMLDFLSYKFYPKVFEDYYKHVRQFGDVSTIPTPAFFYGLKSNEEILVEIGRGKTLMIRLLYVGEADESGYRTVYFRLNGQTRTVEMLDKKSLVKKQTHQKASGENQIGAPLQGMLSKLFVKEGEKVKKNQPLFVIEAMKMETSVTATKNVVIKKIVLNEKTLVEADDLVMEVS
- a CDS encoding DUF4918 family protein, which translates into the protein MQDVSVSTFAEKVISFYSSLQLSLPSALQTIVLNPYREEKVMDYVQQFFGKYCNDHQKRTFIFGINPGRFGSGATGISFTDPVALRDFCGIENNLGNKRELSSEFIYKVIDAFGGTDKFYRQFFLTATCPLGFMKGTKNYNYYDDKKLQEAATPFIRKTWKQQTALGAKNNRAICIGSGKNMKMLETLNADFPYFEKIISLEHPRFIMQYRRKKVEEYVEMYLKVIGKV